The window GCTTGGATGTCGATCGGTTATGTGTTCGAGTTCCGTGACTCGAAAGAACGTTGTATCGACAATGTGCGCAAGAAAACGATCCCGATGAGCCTAAGATTGCTCATTTTGCATGAGAAATGCTCGTGTGGTTATTTTAGGCTcggaagtcggttttgctcatttcaggtGACTAGAGTGAAGTTAACCGCTtatgacagcatatcttgtatctgcatcccacattgatcattttgacataaattgtcagacaacgtgaacaattgacccttaagccagtaatgcaaatgtggagccgaagacgtcctaagaagccgaaattggatttctcagattgctttctaagttgcttgggcgctccggagatcactgtgatctctgtttgtcgagattggacctctaaggacttaaaaagtgcatctgagacctttaaagcactgctcgggcggcttagatgagttgtgcagttcagtctgacgattccacattaagCCTTGGAatggctagcactgtgtaggggaggcatccggcgtcaagtttccacaaaaaggacctccggatatggatttccgtTGAAAACGACCTTTTCTATTCCTCGGaggtcactcgggaaactgaaatgAGTTATGCTATCTAATTTGCCAATTGCGTCTGTTCGTTAGAGTTTTCAAGGCAatgcagggtcaacttcgttcGTCGTTATTCTGTCAGactagtctccggttatgcatttccgaagaTGGGcatacccgttttgtcactcggaagtcatttgaagcgtttgtgtggcttccaagagacaatctgaagtatTGCTTATgttctgtatgcttgtggggcatggccgtaTCTGACATTTAGAATTAAcatttctccgagaaaccgacatttttggacttccactgaaaagttatctgtatacagaaagttgttctgtatagagcagatgatttgcgaaatgcatttgaagacacttttgatctgtttggcattgatgtggatttttgaagtccaatattggctatcttccgatggacgagcgaactatcggaaaatagggaTGTCCACGTGGTATGCTGGAAATGCCaattttggacgttgttgagctctctactcactctgttgccctttggtgacccttggagtccttctgtcgtgtgtacatgtcatctgcttgattttgctgacttaagaatgaatagtgatttctcgctctgTGGAGCCTTCTTCTGTGATAACGCTCAAGTCGTGGCATTGTTTGCTATCGACGGACATTGTTTGActtgtggaccaaaatggggtatTGACAGGAAGGACAAGATGTTGTTCCTCCTTACCGTCTTAAATGTGGCGTACGTTTTGGACTCAAACCTGCAACCCTTGGAGGATCCTGCCCCCAATGCAACCCCCGAGGAAATCGCAAAGGTGGCCGAACTCAAGAAGAAGCGCGAGGAAGACAAATTCACATGTTGTGGACACATCCTCAACACTTTGTCCGATCGACTGTACGATCTCTACATGTCGATGCAGTCCCCGATGGAGATATGGAAAGCTCTTGAGGAGAAATACAACACCGAGCGGCAAGGTAccgataaatttttaatgatgaAGTATTTCGAATTCAAAATGCTCGATAGTGTCCCTATCATGGATCAAGTCCATGAACTACAATCCTTGTAAGCAGGTTTCGTGACCTGAAAGTTATTATTCCGAAATCTCTACAAGTCGAGGCTATCATCTCAAAGTTACCTTCGTCTTGGAACGATTACCGGAAGAAACTCCTGCATATGATAGAGGACTTCACTGTAGAGAAAATACTTAGGCATTTGCGTATTGAAGAGGAAACTCGGAAGCGCGATGTGGTGTATCTTCCCCAAGGTTCTAAAGTGAACCATGTGAGTGAGTCCAAGAACTCTCGGAAAGGCAAGCGAAAGGCTACATCCGAGACCGAGGACACGCAAGACAGGAAGGGAAAGTCTCGCAATTGCTATCATTGCAATAAGAAAGGGCACTACATTAAGGATTGTAAACTTCTCAAAAGGGAGAAAGATGCCACAACTTCCAAAGCCAATATGGTTGAGGACATGGACTTAGTGGCCATGGCTACGGGAGGAATCAAGAGCTTAGAGATTGGTATGATTACCGAATTCAACATAGCCATGACTGATAAGTCCTATAATTGGTGGCTCAACTTCGGAACTACTGTCCATGTGTGTAACGACCGGCAACAATTCAAGAGCTATGAACCAGTGGCAAACCGTGAGGTGCTTATGGGCAACCATCAATCGGTCAAGGGACGGTGGAACTCAACTTTACATCCGGGAAGAAATTGACCTTAATCAATGTGTTGCATGTTCCCGATGTAAGAAAGAATTTACTGTCCGTGAGTCTTTTGTGCAACAAGGGGTTCAAGGTTATATTAGAATCCGATAAATTAGTCTTGCTTAAGGGTGATATGTATTTGGGAAAGGGATATTGTAGCGAGGGCAAAATTCAAGGTATCTCCGTATGAGTTATGGAAGGGTTGGAAGCCAAACTTTGATTATTTCAAAGTGTGGGGGTGTTTGGCTTACTATAGAGTTCCCGACCAACAGATAACAAAATTATGACCAAGAGCCATTTCgctctgtttggttttagagtcgtggtttaaaattttaactttaactttaactcaatacactacacaacaaaatatACTTTTCCAAAGTCAAACTGATGGaccccatatattattcaatataCAATCACATACACTAcccaatacactacacaacaaaactgGTAGGGTCCACAGGCCctacattttttttgtctttttccataatcaaaatcaaagttacaaattcaaaactttaactctgaaatcaaacgcactaTAAGGGTGTATTCGTTGGATATGCCCAACATTCTAAGGCTTATCGTGTTCTTGACTTGGTGTCAAATACTACAATTGAAACGAGAGATGTTGTATTCATTGAAAGCAAGTTTTCCGACGATTCAGTGGATTCGGAACAAGAATATAAACCAATGATCTCAAGTGATCAAAACAAGAGACGTCTTTGTGACAATTAGGATACGGAGCCGAGGAAAAGTCAAAGtgtgagaaaagaaaaggactttGGTCTCGATTTCATTTCCTCACAATCTCTAGCGTATCTCGTTGAGGGAGATAGAGAATCCGTAATTAGGAAGATCCACATAATGCTTAATGTGGAAGGTGATCCACAAACCTATGGTGAAGCCATGGCTTCTAGGGATGCTACATTTCGGAAAGAGGCGATTAATAATGAAATGGATTCAATATTGTTCAACAATACTTGGGTCCTAGTTGATCTTCCTCAAGGATCGAAGCCTATCGGGTGTAAATGGGTGTTTAAAAGGAAGAATAACCCAACCGGGGTTTCTCCGACTTTTAAGGCTAGATTGGTGGCAAAAGGATTCAGGCAAAATAAATGCCTAGATTATTTTGACACCTATGCACCGGTGGCTATGATGACTTCCATTCAAGTCCTTATGGCACTTGCATCTATCCATAAGTTACATGTGCATCAAATGGATGTTAAAACGGCATTTTTTGAATGGTGATCTCGAAGAGGAAGTCTACATGGAGCAACCGGAAGGCTTTGTGCTTCCGGGAATGAACATAAGGTGTGTAAATTGATCAAGTCATTATATGGCTTGAAACAAGCGCCTAAACAGtagaatgaaaaatttaacTCGGTTATTTTATCATATGGTTTTTTGCATAATTGTGCggataaatatatttacacTAAATTCACCGATAGGTACGGTGTAATTATTTGTCTTTATATGGACGATTTGTTGATCTTTGGGACAAATTTGGAAGGTGTTTGTGAGACCAAAGAGTATCTAGTCTCGAATTTTAAGATGAAAGATCTCAACGAGGTAGACACAATCCTAGGTACAAAGGTGCAAAAGCATGAAAGGGGCTTTGCACTAAGCCAATCTCACTACATCGAGAAAGTATTGGAGAAGTTCAAACACTTGAATATCAAGGATTCAAACACTCCATTCGATCCGAACTTCAAGTTAAGTGAGAATAATGGCAGGGCTCTAGTGCAATTAGAGTACGCTAGCGCAATTGGAAGTCTAATGTATGCAATGCATTGCACCAGACCCGATATCTCATTTGCTGTGTGCAAATTGACGAGATTTACAAGTTGTCATAGTACCGATCATTGGAAAGGAATTTGTAGGATTCTTGGTTATCTTAggaagacaaaaaaatttgggATTATTCTATGGTGATTATCCCACGGTACTAAAAGGTTACTCAATGACAATAAGTCCACATCGGGATGAATTTTTACGATAGGAGGTGGAGCCATTAGTTGGGCCTCCAAGAAATAAACTTGTATCGCacaataacttgggtagtattaagatgaaaatcccatcgttctaaggaaagagtgatcccgaagcataccttgagtgggagaaaaatgtggagtttgtatttgattgttatagttatttcgagctgaagaaagtcaaattggcagcaattgaattatcggattatgcaattgtctggtgggatcaattggtgataaataggcgaagaaatggagagccacctatagatacgtgggaggaaatgaaaagggtgatgaggaagcgatttgttcctagttattactacCGAAAGCAgtataataagttacaaatcttaggcaaggtaaccagagtgtagaggaatattttaaggagatggaagtggccatgattagagcAAATGTAGATGAGGATCGAgaggctactatggcaagatttttggctggattgaaccggaaaattcaaaatgtcatggaattacaacattatgtggagttggaggatatggtgcacatgaccatcaagattgagaaccagttcAAGAGGAGTGGCAATACAAgtgcaagccaaagtccaagcacattcacttggaaaccgaatcaatggaagaaagatgagaagcaatccacgtcgAAGTCGAAAACTGAGCCAAATCAAGATGCAACCAGCCACgttcctcaaggtaaaaccgacatttctacctccaggaatcgtgacattaagtgttttaaatgccaagAAAAGGGACactgtcacgacccgaaacttatagcagagtttcctCTTTATTCTTTAATATCCATTGTCATATACTCAACTCATCTATGTATAATCTGTTTCCATAACTCCCAACACATTAAACCAACCCAAGAGAGtactcagttgcaaccatctcGCAACACAAGCTAAACGAAAGttttcatatgtatatagtATGCTTCTATAACACATCAAACCTTTAAACCaactcggcatgctctacCTAAACATATAATCAATCTAAcagattctaatgtacatatatacccTCGATAGAGTGTTTTGCTgcaaccataccactaaaccaactaaacaaaagtttcaggtcgtaacagaaCTGTGACATTTACGAaaacttactacctatactatgagtgggcctacttgccaaaagtTCTtcgcgctgatccccgttatccaaaagTCCTCCTGAGCAGCTAGTCTAGCttctagctcatctggaaaaatgtatgcaggggtgagctgcatcttagagagtactatattccaatgtaaaatgaactaatatattaacatcacaattcaccacaatcaatcatatatctatttatgtaCATATTCCACCGAGATATAgaatccaataccaagatcatcctttcacacaactcatatggcaaccaaatccaaataacaataatatagCCATGGGGTCGCATTGCCTTGCGACAAGTTCTAatggtaccgtgaccccgcatatctcaaagaaattatctgttcattcacatatcatatctcgtaagcgggggccgcccattaacctttggcggtaagagttgacctccatttatattccgctggTCTAGCGGCCGATCgggtccctatttatattccgccgggtccagcggccgatcaggcccttatttgtattccgcctggtccagcggccgatcaggcccttatttgtattccgccgggtccaggggtcgatcaagtccctatttatattccgccgggttcggcggccgatcaagccccttttataatccgccgggtctagcggtcccatggctatagagtccaacaatcacaagcatactcagcatacacatcaactatgttccacaatcattcagccaccatcacctctataaccatatatatatatttatttatttatttattatcattttacgatggaagaaagtactcatAAAGACCTCCAAAAATAATAGCTCAATGGGTCGAGCTTTCCGGGTGTATAGTCTCGGTCTCCTCAACCCCTATTAAGTTTAAACATAATggttagataatatactaaaTAAGAGTAAAAATATGCATCAGTTTATCTCCCGTGTTACTTCCTGGATatagctataatataagaCGTTCATAATTAACAAACGCTTCTTTCCTATCCCTTTCGGTTTCCAACTAACTCTCTAAATAGGGAACGATGCAAAATGATATGCACATGTATTcctcaaattatatcaacttaggaTACGTTGCAATTTATGTCAAATGAATGACCAATTTGATTGGTCAAATTCAagaagagtgcaaggaattctaagtacttacTTTGTTctaaaatacaaataaacaagagcttAGTAAATCAAttcatcacatgatatcattataacgcatgataaatttcaaatcagatTCATTCATACTCTGTTCTCATTTACAGCAAGTCAACTTAGCCAAAGAGCACACAAATTTCTGTTAATTCGATCCATTTCCGCTCATATTAGAAACCTACTAATTCAATCAAGAAATTTGCTCCCTGCCTCACAACCGAATTATTCAGCTTGTATGGGTGACCAAACTCTTCCTAACACAAAATAAAACTAACTCCGaatatatccaactcaatcTACATCAGCTATGGAACTACCTAAATTACAGCAACCAAGCTTCTCAAACCTGAACAGCTAAGATGAATGCAAGAAGAACCACCAAACTATACCTAATATAGTgaatatgaatgtttaaatcatagacaATTAACTTACTAATTAATACTCcaaacttagtcttcttccccttcttcttctccaaagatttcctcaactcaactcacttatctctctctctctctctctctctctggttcattttcgttttcccTCAGCTAGGGGCAAAATAAGGGAAAGTATGGCATAAATATGgaagaaaaggaggaaaaaagatggtcaaaggcggtggggAAGAAAAAGGGCTGCTGAAGATGAGGCCACCTGGCCCATTCTACACTtatctctctctgattttcactttttcgtttttttttttcatatagataaagatccagccacaaattatggtattatatacatgtatattatgtaaccatgcatgtgcatatggatatgtatgTGTCTGcctatatatgcatatttggTAAAGACCGgtctcacaatctcccccactaataaaaatttcgtccccgaaattatttaccCGATACCGGGAAAAGGTATGGATATTGgactctcatagaatcctcgggttcccaagtggcttcttctatcgaatgactcttccacaacacctttactaatggaattctcttggttcgaaggACCTGCTCTTTCCTATCTAAGATTTCcattggctcttcctcatatgtcaaGTCCTTATTTAgctccaccggttgataactcagAACATGAGATGGGTCtggtatatacttacgcaacattgacacatgaaacaTGTTATGAATACGGGACAGTTCAGGGGGTAGAGCCAACCGgtatgccaccttcccaatgcgctcCAGAATTtcgtatggcccgatatatTTGGGACTAAACTTACAtttcttgccaaatctcataatacccttccatggtgatacttttaagaaaactcgatcccTTTGCTTGAACTTGAGGTCTTTCCTTCGTTTATCcgcataattcttttgtcgccctTGAGCGGTCTTTAATCTTTCCTTGATAACCTTGACCTTTTTGGTCGTTAAGTCGACTATTTTcggtccagttaattgcctctctccaacttcATTTCAACACAAAGGTGTTCGACAAGCCCGGCCATAAAGCGACTCGTAAAGAGTcattccaat of the Punica granatum isolate Tunisia-2019 chromosome 6, ASM765513v2, whole genome shotgun sequence genome contains:
- the LOC116212127 gene encoding uncharacterized protein LOC116212127, translating into MNSDFSLCGAFFCDNAQVVALFAIDGHCLTCGPKWGIDRKDKMLFLLTVLNVAYVLDSNLQPLEDPAPNATPEEIAKVAELKKKREEDKFTCCGHILNTLSDRLYDLYMSMQSPMEIWKALEEKYNTERFRDLKVIIPKSLQVEAIISKLPSSWNDYRKKLLHMIEDFTVEKILRHLRIEEETRKRDVVYLPQGSKVNHVSESKNSRKGKRKATSETEDTQDRKGKSRNCYHCNKKGHYIKDCKLLKREKDATTSKANMVEDMDLVAMATGGIKSLEIGMITEFNIAMTDKSYNWWLNFGTTVHVCNDRQQFKSYEPVANREVLMGNHQSVKGRWNSTLHPGRN